The nucleotide sequence TCTGGTCGAGGGCGTCGTTGGAGTTGAAAAAGTCGGGCAGCCATGACATATAGAACCACCAGATCGGGTCAGCCATGAACTTGCCGACGGCGAAGGCCCAGGTTTGTTTGTACCCCAGCAATCGACCCCAGGATACCTTCGGGGGTTTAACTTTGTCGTCGTCGCTGCGAATATAGGCCAGCTCTTCGGCCGACAGTTTCGGGTTTCGTTCGGGTTTGCTGTAGGTAAACCACCAGAGAATCAGGAGACCGAAGCCTAGCACCCCAGTGATAAAGAACGAACTGCGCCAGCCGAACTGAAGAATCAGATAAGGCACGGCCATAGCCGTCAGAATAATGCCAACGTTGGTACCGGCGTTGAAGAGCCCGTTGGCAAACGAGCGTTCGCTTTTGGGAAACCACTCGGCTACGGTCTTGATAGCCGACGGGAAATTAGCCGATTCGCCCAGACCCAGCAGGGCGCGTGCCCAGCGCAGGCCAACCATATTCTGCACGAAGGTTGTCAGAACAGCGGCAATGCTCCAGACCGTAATGCCCAGCGCAAAGCCGCGCCGGGTGCCGATACGGTCAATTAGCCAGCCAACCAGCAGAAAGCCAATCGCGTAAGCGAATTTAAAAGCGGCATCAACGTCGCCGTATAAAACCTTGAAGCGGTCGGTCGCTTCCTTGGTCAGATCGGCTTCGGGAGCAATGTCGAGCATTTCCTTGCGGAAAATCTCATCGGTCATTGTAAAGGACAGCACCTGCCGATCCACGTAATTTATGGTTGTGGCCAGAAACAGCAGCGCAACAATACGCCAACGAAAGCTACCGGAAGTGGTGGTCGTTTGCAAAGCAAGTCGGGAATTTGGGGAGAAAAGCACGAGCCCCTGCTTTTTTACCTAATCCCAGCGTCTGGCCCGTTTCTTCACGTAACCAGTTCCTTCAGACCATGAACCATACCTTTGTCGAAACGAATGGCATCCGGCTGCATGTCGTTCAGGCTGGACCGGTCGATGGACCCCTTTTGATTCTGCTGCATGGGTTTCCCGAATTCTGGTACGGCTGGAAACGGCAGATCGAGCCCTTGGCCGCTGCCGGGTATCAGGTCTGGGTACCCGACCAGCGAGGCTATAATCTAAGCGATAAACCCGCTGGCATTGAAGCCTATACCATCGACACCCTGGCGGCCGATGTTGTGGGGCTGATTGAGCGGGCGGGGCAACAGAAAGCTGTACTAGTGGGCCACGACTGGGGTGCCGCCGTGGCCTGGTGGACGGCCGCCACCTATCCGGATCGGGTTGAGCGGCTGGTCGTCATGAACGTTCCTCATCCGGCCGTCATGAAGCGATTTGTGAGCCGGGACCTGGGGCAGATGCGCCGTAGCTGGTATATCGGGTTCTTTCAGTTGCCAAAGCTGCCGGAGTGGCTGTCGAGTCTGGGGGACTGGTCTATGCTGGCTCGAACCCTGCGTAAAAGCAGCCGACGGGGTACATTTTCGGAAGCCGACCTGCAACAGTACAAAACGGCCTGGGGACAGCCCGGTGCCCTGCGCGCCATGATCAACTGGTACCGGGCTACGTTACAAAAGCCACCAAAACGTAGCCCGCGAATACGCATTATCGTCCCGACGCTGCTGATCTGGGGTGCTCAGGATCAGTTTCTTAAACGCGACATGGCCCAGCCCAGCATCGACCTGTGTGACAATGGTCGTCTGGTATTCCTTGAGCAGGCCACCCATTGGGTGCAGCACGAAGAAGCCGATCGGGTCAACACGCTTTTGTTGGAGTTTCTTCAGTGAATCTTTTCCGCCGAGAGAATTATCCCAACCGGTTCATCTTCCACTTACTTTTTTGCTGCGTTACCGGAACAGCCGCGCCACTGCTTTGGGGCTTGCTGGTCTCCAGCAGATAAGCCGCTAAGACGGCCGCGAGCTGCGATTCGGTCTGATCGGGTTTTCTCGTCAAGACGTCCGGCGTAAAATAGTTGCCAACGAAGCCTGTATCGAACTGGCCGGAGCGGAATGCCGGATGCTCCATCACGAACCGGCAGAACGGCAGCGTCGTCTGAACGCCCGAAATCTGGTATTCGTCAATCGCCCGGATCATCTTCTGGATGGCTTCCTCGCGGCTGTCGCCATACGTAATAAGCTTGGCAATCATCGGATCGTAATAGATCGGTATCGCCATGCCCTGCTCAAAGCCATCGTCTACACGGACGCCGTTACCCTGCGGCCGAACGTATGTATCGAGCGTACCCACATCAGGTAAGAAGTTATTGGCCGGGTCTTCGGCGTAAACACGTACCTCCACCGCATGGCCTTTTATCTGTAAATCCTCTTGCCTGATCGTCAGGGGTTTCCCCTCGGCAACGTAAATCATCTGCTTCACCAGGTCAACGCCCGTAATCTGCTCCGTAACGGGGTGCTCAACCTGAAGGCGGGTATTCATCTCCAGGAAGTAGAAATCGAGGTTATCGTTAACAATAAACTCGACCGTTCCGGCACCGTAATAGCCGCAGGCGCGGGCAACATCGACGGCCGCCCGGCCCATCGCGTCGCGGATCTCGGGCGTCAGGATGGCCGAAGGCGCTTCCTCAACCACTTTCTGGTGCCGCCGTTGCACCGAACATTCACGCTCAAAAAGATGGATGATGTTGCCATGCTGATCGCCCAGTACCTGAATTTCGACGTGGCGGGGCGACGTAACGTATTTTTCGATGAAAACGGACCCGTCACCAAAAGCCGATAGGGCTTCGCTGACGGCCCGGTCCATCTGCTCGTCGAATTCGGCGTCGTTCTCGACGATACGCATACCTTTGCCGCCCCCGCCCGCGCTGGCCTTAATCAGAACCGGGTAGCCGATCTGGGCCGAAATGGTTTTCGCTTCCGCGCGGTCGGTAATGGCGCTGGGCGTACCCGGCACCATGGGGATGTTATAACCCGCTACGGCGGCTTTGGCCGCCAGTTTGCTGCCCATGATCTCGATAGCCTCGGGCGATGGTCCCACGAAAATCAGACCCGCCTGCCGGACCATCCGGGCAAAATTGGCATTCTCGGACAGAAAGCCGTAACCCGGGTGAATAGCGTCGACGTTCAACTGCCGACACACTTCGATAATGGCATCGGCTTTCAGGTAGGATTCGGAGGAAGGGGCCGGACCAACGCAAACGGCTTCATCGGCGTATCGAACGTGCAGGGCGTTACGGTCGGCCTCCGAGAAAATGGCTACGGTTTTAATTCTCATCTCCCGGGCCGTGCGCATAACGCGCAGGGCGATTTCACCCCGATTGGCAATTAATAGCTTGTTGATTTTTGTCATTGACTGGTTCTTATGGAGTCATTCATAACCATGCGTTGTCCTGATCAAATAGAGCTATAAATGACAATTATTGATCAATAATACGGCTTTGTCACAAAACGGTTATTAAATTGAATTTTTCGGAATCAATTTGTGCTACCAAAAGTTAAACGTATTTTTGCACTTACCACGTCAAAAACAAGAGTTTAGCCCATTAAATACGGACAAAAAGTGGATTTATTTGAGAAACTGCGCACCAATCTAGGACCCATCGGCTCGCCGGCACGGGAGTACAATGGCCACCATTACTTCGCATTTCCCAAGCTTGAGGGCGAGCTTGGACCACATATGCGCTTCCAGGGGAAGGACGTACTGAACTGGAGTCTGAACAACTATCTTGGCCTGGCCAATCATCCAGAAGTACGTAAGGCCGATGCCGACGCCACCACGCAGTGGGGGCTAGCTTATCCAATGGGTGCCCGGATGATGTCTGGTAACTCCGATCTCCACGAACAGTTCGAAAAGGAGCTGGCCCAGTTTGTTGGGAAGGAAGATGCTTTTTTGCTGAATTATGGTTATCAGGGGGTCATGTCGGCTATTGAAGCGGTCGTTGATCACCGTGATATTATCGTGTATGATGCCGAAAGTCATGCCTGTCTGATCGACGGTATCCGCCTTCACAAGGCTAAGATGGGCGACTACTATAAGTTTAACCATAACGATATGGCCAGCCTGGAGAAAAACCTCCAGCGCGCTAGCCGGAAAGTAGCCGAAACGGGGGGAAGCATTCTGGTCATTACGGAAGGTGTCTTCGGTATGTCGGGTAAGGTGGGCAGTCTGGACAAGATTGTCGCGCTGAAAGAAAAATACGAATTCCGGCTGCTGGTCGACGATGCCCACGGCTTTGGCACGATGGGTGCTACCGGCGCGGGCGTCGGCGAAATGCTCGGCTGCCAGGACGGTATCGACCTGTACTTCTCGACGTTTGCCAAGTCAATGGCGGCAATCGGAGCGTTTATTGCCGCCGACCACGACATCATCATGTATCTGAAATACAACATGCGGTCGCAGACCTACGCCAAGGCCTTGCCGATGCCGTATGTAGTGGGCGGTTTGAAGCGGCTGGAAATGATTCGGAACTCGTCGGAGTTCCGCGACCGGCTCTGGGCTAACGTGCGGGCGCTGCAAAGCGGCCTGCAGGAGCGCGGCTTTAATATTGGCGATACGCAGTCGCCTGTAACGCCGGTTCTGCTGCAGAATCTGGAGGGAGGTATTCCGGGGGTGACAGCGCTGGTACGTGACCTGCGCGAGAACCACCGGATCTTCTGCTCGATTGTCGTTTATCCGGTCGTTCCGAAGGATGTAATTATGCTGCGCATC is from Spirosoma taeanense and encodes:
- a CDS encoding MFS transporter; translation: MQTTTTSGSFRWRIVALLFLATTINYVDRQVLSFTMTDEIFRKEMLDIAPEADLTKEATDRFKVLYGDVDAAFKFAYAIGFLLVGWLIDRIGTRRGFALGITVWSIAAVLTTFVQNMVGLRWARALLGLGESANFPSAIKTVAEWFPKSERSFANGLFNAGTNVGIILTAMAVPYLILQFGWRSSFFITGVLGFGLLILWWFTYSKPERNPKLSAEELAYIRSDDDKVKPPKVSWGRLLGYKQTWAFAVGKFMADPIWWFYMSWLPDFFNSNDALDQKLDLKSFGVPFLIIYVVSDAGSIFFGWLSTQFMNFGWSANRARKTTMLICALCIVPIFFAAQTSSLTVAIALISLATAAHQGWSANMYTFASDLFPKNVVASVTGIGGMFGAVGGILLALLAGRIITAFGYLPMFIIASCAYLIALVIIHLVLPRLEPVTLEELEAELTVSGKL
- a CDS encoding alpha/beta fold hydrolase; amino-acid sequence: MNHTFVETNGIRLHVVQAGPVDGPLLILLHGFPEFWYGWKRQIEPLAAAGYQVWVPDQRGYNLSDKPAGIEAYTIDTLAADVVGLIERAGQQKAVLVGHDWGAAVAWWTAATYPDRVERLVVMNVPHPAVMKRFVSRDLGQMRRSWYIGFFQLPKLPEWLSSLGDWSMLARTLRKSSRRGTFSEADLQQYKTAWGQPGALRAMINWYRATLQKPPKRSPRIRIIVPTLLIWGAQDQFLKRDMAQPSIDLCDNGRLVFLEQATHWVQHEEADRVNTLLLEFLQ
- the accC gene encoding acetyl-CoA carboxylase biotin carboxylase subunit; its protein translation is MTKINKLLIANRGEIALRVMRTAREMRIKTVAIFSEADRNALHVRYADEAVCVGPAPSSESYLKADAIIEVCRQLNVDAIHPGYGFLSENANFARMVRQAGLIFVGPSPEAIEIMGSKLAAKAAVAGYNIPMVPGTPSAITDRAEAKTISAQIGYPVLIKASAGGGGKGMRIVENDAEFDEQMDRAVSEALSAFGDGSVFIEKYVTSPRHVEIQVLGDQHGNIIHLFERECSVQRRHQKVVEEAPSAILTPEIRDAMGRAAVDVARACGYYGAGTVEFIVNDNLDFYFLEMNTRLQVEHPVTEQITGVDLVKQMIYVAEGKPLTIRQEDLQIKGHAVEVRVYAEDPANNFLPDVGTLDTYVRPQGNGVRVDDGFEQGMAIPIYYDPMIAKLITYGDSREEAIQKMIRAIDEYQISGVQTTLPFCRFVMEHPAFRSGQFDTGFVGNYFTPDVLTRKPDQTESQLAAVLAAYLLETSKPQSSGAAVPVTQQKSKWKMNRLG
- a CDS encoding aminotransferase class I/II-fold pyridoxal phosphate-dependent enzyme, whose protein sequence is MDLFEKLRTNLGPIGSPAREYNGHHYFAFPKLEGELGPHMRFQGKDVLNWSLNNYLGLANHPEVRKADADATTQWGLAYPMGARMMSGNSDLHEQFEKELAQFVGKEDAFLLNYGYQGVMSAIEAVVDHRDIIVYDAESHACLIDGIRLHKAKMGDYYKFNHNDMASLEKNLQRASRKVAETGGSILVITEGVFGMSGKVGSLDKIVALKEKYEFRLLVDDAHGFGTMGATGAGVGEMLGCQDGIDLYFSTFAKSMAAIGAFIAADHDIIMYLKYNMRSQTYAKALPMPYVVGGLKRLEMIRNSSEFRDRLWANVRALQSGLQERGFNIGDTQSPVTPVLLQNLEGGIPGVTALVRDLRENHRIFCSIVVYPVVPKDVIMLRIIPTAAHTLDDVQFTLEAFSAIAGKLKSGYYRQNGSEIAPETLEVSAEAASE